One part of the Vicia villosa cultivar HV-30 ecotype Madison, WI linkage group LG6, Vvil1.0, whole genome shotgun sequence genome encodes these proteins:
- the LOC131613767 gene encoding uncharacterized protein LOC131613767, translated as MTDTKFIAEGGSSHRPPYFNGSDYYYWKGKMRLLLLSQDNNMCSVVENGNYTPMTSATDTITSVPKTQSQWTKEENDKVLLNSKAHIILSCALSREEYDRIEECTTSKEIWDALKIHHEGTNHVKEERIDLGVRKFETFEMKEEETIDEMFSRFTVIVNELRSLGKAYTAHERIRKILRCLPKIWRPMVTTISQAKDLKILQVEELIGSLRAHEGILNEGKPQRKGKMIALKTSQNSASKITTSQGTTEEDTRFLSEDENDLALISRRIQQMILKRNQNRKSFQPRKEYQKPEINKSKITCYGCNKLGHFKTECPLKTHRNFSSKKSMLAQWDDSENSNSEAEDEEANLCLMTNSDSEEVNTLNYCYTCKEIGILFDNLLEDSNILTQKCFFQKEQIHTL; from the coding sequence ATGACTGATACAAAGTTTATAGCTGAAGGAGGATCATCACACAGGCCTCCTTACTTTAATGGTTCTGACTACTACTACTGGAAAGGTAAGATGAGATTGTTACTACTATCTCAAGATAACAACATGTGCTCTGTGGTTGAAAATGGCAACTACACTCCAATGACTTCTGCAACAGACACGATTACGTCAGTTCCAAAAACTCAGTCACAATGGACAAAAGAAGAAAACGACAAGGTACTACTAAACTCTAAAGCTCATATTATATTATCATGTGCTCTTAGCAGGGAAGAATACGACAGGATAGAGGAATGCACAACTTCCAAAGAAATCTGGGATGCTCTCAAAATACATCATGAAGGAACAAATCATGTTAAAGAAGAAAGAATTGATCTAGGAGTCAGGAAATTTGAAACCTTCGAAATGAAGGAAGAAGAAACCATAGATGAAATGTTCTCTAGATTCACTGTAATTGTCAATGAACTTAGATCACTTGGTAAAGCTTATACTGCTCATGAAAGAATCAGAAAAATTCTAAGATGTCTCCCAAAAATTTGGAGACCTATGGTAACAACTATATCACAAGCAAAAGATCTGAAGATTCTACAAGTTGAAGAACTTATAGGATCTCTTCGTGCTCATGAAGGTATCCTCAATGAAGGTAAACCACAAAGAAAAGGTAAAATGATAGCTCTTAAAACCTCTCAAAATTCTGCATCTAAAATCACCACTTCACAAGGAACAACTGAAGAAGATACCCGATTTCTATCTGAGGATGAAAATGATCTGGCTTTAATCTCTAGAAGAATTCAACaaatgattttaaaaagaaatcaaaacAGAAAATCATTTCAACCCAGGAAAGAATACCAAAAACCTGAGATTAATAAAAGCAAGATTACATGCTATGGATGCAACAAACTTGGACACTTCAAAACAGAATGTCCACTCAAAACTCATAGGAACTTCTCCTCTAAAAAATCCATGCTTGCACAATGGGATGACTCAGAGAACTCTAACTCTGAAGCCGAAGATGAGGAAGCCAACTTATGCCTGATGACTAACTCCGACTCTGAAGAGGTAAATACACTAAACTATTGTTATACCTGCAAAGAAATAGGAATTCTATTCGACAATTTATTAGAAGATTCAAATATCTTAACTCAgaaatgtttctttcaaaaagaACAAATTCACACTCTTTAA